The following proteins come from a genomic window of Trifolium pratense cultivar HEN17-A07 linkage group LG4, ARS_RC_1.1, whole genome shotgun sequence:
- the LOC123919921 gene encoding uncharacterized protein LOC123919921: MMSHSYQHSQPQQRLLQSQYNLNKLDEQIININIPEKSLSTSQTLHKLTSTATTTTTSTRSSFSFFDTKHYEDEEFHSPTYPAFPCCFNIVSNSKRFVFGSVSSMDHTQLDHFSSPNSPSQNNITKKKINGLQKKEELEREVTMLQKLLDKEEKVHKILDMVNTRPNGSTISIPNFLPSKMRELLGELAMVEGEIARLESQISTLQAGLKHEQEITKESKSKTWNQGNLINNSNYNHLTTSTITNPSFVQRSNSNVHERMAFDTKALHFISKAIKGDYNLNDFSLNEKTGIPKNSVEQKENNFQEDVKFHERVTRKNGAVKPPSPMRDPRHPSPKLRERNLDMYLDLPTRSLLDPLLSEENDLKWQPNKLSESIMKCLNFIYVRLLRTSRATELEKSGPVSRSLHSSLSSRSFRVDIGSTPKPSLMLQKESRQQDPYGIFNTEEFIPRDIGPYKNLVMFTSSSMDPKFISSPSSIPLLRKLRILMSNLQTVDLEGLTNQQKLAFWINLYNACIMHGFIQYGVPSTPEKLVALMNKATLNIGGNIINAQAIEHFILRKRDTSNMKEAQRKGEWEEKESVVRELYGLEFVDPNVTFALCNGTRSSPAVRIYTGDGVTSELEKSKLDYFQASILATSNKRIGFPELLLRNMVDFAMDIESLVDWVCNQLPTSGTLRKSMVECFRGHGGGNVKASTIVEKIPYDYEFQYLLTI, encoded by the exons ATGATGTCCCACTCCTACCAGCACTCACAACCACAACAAAGACTGTTACAATCTCAATACAATCTAAACAAACTTGATGAacaaattatcaatattaatattCCTGAAAAGTCCCTCTCAACTTCTCAAACACTTCACAAACTCACCTCAactgcaacaacaacaacaacatcaacacgCTCTAGCTTCTCTTTCTTTGACACCAAGCATTATGAAGATGAAGAATTTCATAGCCCTACATACCCTGCTTTCCCCTGTTGTTTTAATATTGTGTCTAATTCTAAGCGCTTCGTGTTTGGCTCGGTTTCTTCCATGGATCATACTCAACTAGATCATTTCTCATCACCTAATTCTCCTTCTCAAAATAATATT acaaaaaagaaaattaacgGACTGCAAAAGAAAGAGGAACTTGAAAGAGAG GTTACTATGCTTCAAAAGTTGTTAGACAAAGAAGAAAAGGttcataaaatattagatatgGTGAATACTAGACCAAACGGTTCAACTATATCTATTCCCAATTTTCTTCCTTCTAAG ATGAGAGAATTGTTAGGAGAGCTAGCCATGGTTGAGGGTGAGATAGCAAGACTTGAATCCCAAATTAGCACACTTCAAGCTGGTTTGAAACATGAACAAGAAATCACAAAAGAATCAAAGTCAAAAACATGGAATCAAGGGAATTTAATCAACAATTCTAACTACAATCATTTAACAACTTCAACAATTACAAATCCTAGTTTTGTTCAAAGAAGTAATAGTAATGTTCATGAAAGGATGGCATTTGACACCAAGGCATTGCATTTCATAAGTAAAGCCATCAAGGGTGATTATAATCTTAATGACTTTAGTCTTAATGAGAAAACAGGAATTCCTAAAAATTCTGTTGAGcagaaagaaaataattttcaggAAGATGTGAAATTTCATGAAAGAGTTACAAGGAAAAATGGAGCAGTTAAGCCTCCCTCGCCTATGCGAGACCCACGCCATCCATCACCTAAG CTGCGCGAACGTAATCTAGACATGTACTTAGATCTCCCAACAAGATCACTACTTGATCCACTTCTATCAGAAGAGAATGACCTAAAGTGGCAACCAAACAAGCTATCAGAAAGCATCATGAAGTGTTTGAATTTCATTTATGTAAGACTACTCAGAACATCAAGAGCAACGGAATTGGAAAAATCAGGACCAGTTTCAAGGTCTTTGCATTCTTCGTTAAGCTCAAGAAGTTTCAGGGTCGATATAGGATCAACCCCGAAACCAAGTCTTATGTTGCAGAAAGAATCTCGGCAACAAGATCCATATGGTATTTTTAATACAGAAGAGTTTATTCCAAGGGATATTGGCCCTTATAAGAATTTGGTCATGTTCACATCAAGTTCTATGGATCCAAAATTCATCTCAAGTCCTTCCTCTATTCCATTACTACGAAAGTTAAG GATCTTGATGAGCAATCTTCAAACAGTTGATTTGGAAGGCCTAACAAATCAACAGAAATTAGCATTCTGGATCAACTTGTACAATGCTTGTATCATGCAT GGATTTATTCAATATGGAGTGCCATCTACCCCAGAAAAGTTGGTTGCATTGATGAACAAG GCAACCCTCAACATAGGTGGCAACATAATAAATGCTCAAGCAATAGAGCattttattttaaggaaaaGAGACACTTCTAACATGAAAGAG GCACAAAGGAAGGGGGAGTGGGAAGAGAAAGAATCAGTTGTACGTGAGCTTTATGGGCTTGAATTTGTGGATCCAAATGTCACATTTGCTCTTTGTAATGGAACTCGTTCTTCTCCAGCA GTAAGGATATACACAGGTGATGGTGTAACATCTGAATTAGAGAAATCAAAGCTAGACTACTTTCAAGCTTCAATTCTAGCTACTAGCAACAAAAGGATAGGGTTTCCAGAACTCCTACTCAGAAACATGGTTGATTTTGCTATGGATATTGAGTCACTAGTGGATTGGGTGTGCAACCAGTTACCTACTTCAGGAACACTAAGGAAATCAATGGTTGAATGCTTTAGAGGTCATGGTGGTGGTAATGTCAAGGCCTCAACTATTGTTGAAAAGATACCTTATGACTATGAATTCCAATATTTGTTGACCATATAA